The genomic DNA TAAAGAAGTTCAAATTGCAATCGCGAAGCGATCTTATTCGTCGGCAGCGCGCATGAACGCTTCGGCAACATGGTCGTAATCGCACAGATCGCCATTGCCAAAGTACAGTTTCAATTCGCGGACAGCCGCTTCGGGACCGTCCGAGGCGTGAACCAGGTTCATCTGGCGGCTGTTGCTGAAATCGCCACGGATCGTTCCTGGTGCTGCGTTACATCCGTTGGTTGCACCCAACAGTTCACGCATCACGCGGATGACTTCGATCCCGTCGATCGCCAAGGCCACGATCGGCGCGCTGGTGATGAACGACTCCAAGCTTGGGTAAAATGGCTTTTCAACATGCTCTGCATAATGCTGTTTCGCCAAATCGGGCGTCACATGCATCATCTTCATGCCGACGATGTTCAGCCCCTTGGCCTCGAATCGGCTGATGATCTCGCCCATCAAACGGCGTTGAACGCAATCGGGTTTCAGCAGTACAAGCGTACGCTCCATCCTTCAGTCTCCTGAGTTTTGTGTGATGTTGGAACTCGCGAAACCGGCAGCCAGGCGGATGCCTCGCGAGTGCCCGGTATCGTATCAGTTCCCACAAAATCTCGAAAGAACGCCAACGGTTCCCCCGACGAGGGCAGTCCCAGCGGCTAGGATCCCGTGGACGGCGAACCCGACTGATCGGTGTAGATGTCCAACGCATCGATCCACGCCGCCAATCGGTTTGCCGACTGGGGCAGCCCGTTTTCAGAAAGTTCGGTCATCGCTCCCAGTTCGCCGATGAACCGATCGACCACGCGGTCGACCTCCGCCGCGATCCGTTTGCAGACTTTCAATTTGTCCAAACAATAACCGACCCGCTTTTTACAGCGCGCCAACATGATCTCCGCTTCCGTATTGCGCGTCCCGTCGGCCGTGTCATGCGAGATCTTGGCACGCGCCATCGCTTCGTGCGCCATTTGCATACGTCGCTCGGCCAGCTGCAGCTGCGATTGCCAATACTGGCGGCGTTCCACCGTAATCTGCTCTCGAAACCGATGCGCTAACTGACGCAATTGGGTCGCATGGTCGTCGCATTCGTCGGACAACCGGAGCACTGCAGTGTGCAGGCTTCGCAGCGCATCGACGCTTTTCACATCGCTGGACACCGGCGGTTATCCTTTCAGGTAGGCATCGATCTGATCCGCTTTGCGAAGCAGATAGGGGATGTGCTGTTCTGCGGATTGAACGAAACGAGCCATCTGCCGCAGCTCATCTTCAAATTCCGCGGCGAAGCGACGATGCTGTTGATCGCGCCACGATTCACCCAACTGGTTCATCTGCGAC from Rosistilla carotiformis includes the following:
- the ndk gene encoding nucleoside-diphosphate kinase encodes the protein MERTLVLLKPDCVQRRLMGEIISRFEAKGLNIVGMKMMHVTPDLAKQHYAEHVEKPFYPSLESFITSAPIVALAIDGIEVIRVMRELLGATNGCNAAPGTIRGDFSNSRQMNLVHASDGPEAAVRELKLYFGNGDLCDYDHVAEAFMRAADE
- a CDS encoding WXG100 family type VII secretion target; translation: MSQAIVNPDHLRQFAGNLKVFTEELQQRAGSLSSQMNQLGESWRDQQHRRFAAEFEDELRQMARFVQSAEQHIPYLLRKADQIDAYLKG